The Gammaproteobacteria bacterium genome has a window encoding:
- the argH gene encoding argininosuccinate lyase, producing MAVGKISNKLWAGRFTEPTDAFVEAFTASVEFDQRMYKQDITGSIAHACMLAHVGVLSDSDRDAIIGGLQAIEKEIEAGEFNWSVALEDVHMNIEARLTDKIGIAGKKLHTGRSRNDQVATDMRLYLRDAIDQIAIEIQRLQNALLDVASKEVETVMPGFTHLQVAQPVTFGHHLMAWFEMLSRDYDRLKDCRKRVNVMPLGSAALAGTSYPIDRAYTAELLGFDAPTENSLDSVSDRDFIIEFNAAAALLMTHLSRFSEELIIWSSAQFGFVELSDSFCTGSSIMPQKKNPDVPELVRGKAGRVTGNLISLLMLMKAQPLAYNKDNQEDKEPLFDTIDTLRGSLKVFADMIPAMAINRDNMAKAAFQGFSTATDLADYLVRKGVAFRDAHEVVGRAVRLGVEQSKDLSEMTLDELRKFSDAIGSDVFDVLTLEGSLAARDHLGGTAPNQVRAAIKRARARMLSA from the coding sequence ATGGCAGTAGGCAAGATATCAAACAAACTTTGGGCTGGGCGCTTCACGGAGCCAACAGATGCTTTTGTTGAGGCATTTACCGCTTCGGTCGAGTTTGATCAGCGAATGTATAAACAAGATATCACGGGTTCAATCGCTCATGCTTGTATGTTGGCACATGTCGGTGTGTTGAGCGATTCTGACCGCGATGCAATTATTGGTGGTTTACAGGCCATTGAAAAAGAGATTGAAGCCGGTGAGTTTAATTGGTCTGTGGCGTTGGAAGATGTACATATGAACATCGAAGCCCGTCTTACCGACAAAATTGGTATTGCCGGTAAAAAGCTGCATACCGGTCGGTCGCGTAATGATCAGGTCGCCACTGATATGCGCCTTTATCTACGTGATGCGATTGATCAGATTGCCATTGAAATACAGCGCCTGCAAAATGCTTTACTGGATGTGGCTTCCAAAGAAGTTGAAACGGTCATGCCGGGCTTTACTCATCTGCAAGTGGCGCAGCCAGTTACGTTTGGACATCACTTGATGGCATGGTTTGAGATGTTGTCACGCGATTACGATCGGTTGAAAGATTGTCGTAAACGAGTCAATGTGATGCCGCTGGGCTCGGCAGCACTGGCGGGAACCAGTTATCCGATTGATCGAGCCTATACCGCTGAGTTGCTTGGTTTTGATGCACCAACAGAGAATTCACTGGATTCGGTGAGTGACCGTGACTTTATCATCGAGTTCAATGCAGCCGCTGCGCTTTTGATGACGCACCTGTCACGTTTTTCGGAAGAGTTGATTATCTGGTCATCGGCTCAGTTTGGCTTTGTTGAGTTGTCTGACAGTTTTTGCACGGGTTCATCCATTATGCCGCAAAAGAAAAACCCCGATGTGCCCGAACTGGTTCGCGGCAAAGCGGGGCGTGTGACGGGTAATTTGATTTCATTACTGATGCTGATGAAAGCGCAGCCGCTGGCTTACAATAAAGATAATCAAGAAGATAAAGAGCCGCTGTTTGATACCATTGATACGCTTCGAGGCTCACTAAAAGTTTTTGCTGATATGATTCCTGCCATGGCAATCAATCGGGATAATATGGCGAAAGCGGCATTTCAAGGGTTTTCAACCGCCACAGATCTTGCCGATTATCTCGTGCGTAAAGGCGTTGCTTTTCGTGATGCACATGAAGTTGTGGGCAGAGCGGTACGTTTGGGCGTTGAGCAGTCGAAAGATCTGAGTGAGATGACACTGGACGAATTACGCAAATTTTCTGATGCGATTGGCAGCGATGTTTTTGATGTGCTGACGTTGGAAGGCTCGTTGGCGGCACGCGATCATTTAGGTGGCACCGCACCCAATCAAGTACGAGCAGCGATCAAGCGAGCACGAGCGCGGATGTTGTCTGCGTGA
- the groES gene encoding co-chaperone GroES — translation MKVRPLHDRVIVRRLEEETTSAGGIVLPDSATEKPMRGEIIAAGNGKILENGDVRPLDLKKGDSVLFGKYSGTEIKVDGEELLVMREDDIMAVIEA, via the coding sequence ATGAAGGTACGTCCTTTACATGATCGCGTCATTGTCCGTCGCTTGGAAGAAGAAACTACATCTGCAGGCGGTATTGTACTTCCTGATTCAGCCACTGAAAAACCAATGCGTGGCGAAATCATTGCCGCAGGTAACGGTAAAATTCTGGAAAATGGCGATGTTCGCCCGCTTGACCTGAAAAAAGGTGACTCAGTTTTATTCGGCAAATACTCAGGCACTGAAATCAAGGTTGATGGTGAAGAACTGCTAGTAATGCGTGAAGACGACATCATGGCGGTGATTGAAGCTTAA
- the groL gene encoding chaperonin GroEL (60 kDa chaperone family; promotes refolding of misfolded polypeptides especially under stressful conditions; forms two stacked rings of heptamers to form a barrel-shaped 14mer; ends can be capped by GroES; misfolded proteins enter the barrel where they are refolded when GroES binds), which yields MAKDVKFGDDARHRMIAGVNVLADAVKVTLGPKGRNVVLDKSYGAPTITKDGVSVAKEIELEDKFENMGAQMVKEVASQTSDAAGDGTTTATVLAQAILREGMKAVAAGMNPMDLKRGIDKAVIAAVAELKTLSKPCTDEKAIAQVGTISANSDTSIGNIIAEAMQKVGKEGVITVEEGSGLDNELDVVEGMQFDRGYLSPYFITNQENMSVELESPLILLFDKKISNIRDLLPLLEGVAKSGKPLLIIAEDVEGEALATLVVNSMRGIVKVSAVKAPGFGDRRKAMLEDIAVLTGATVIAEEVGLSLEKATLEDLGSAKRVLITKDNTVIIDGIGNATTIEGRVTQIRAQIEETSSDYDREKLQERVAKLAGGVAVIKVGAATEVEMKEKKARVEDALHSTRAAVEEGVVAGGGVALVRAIAAIKDLKGDNHDQDTGISIARRSMEEPLRQIVQNAGDESSVILNEVANGKGNYGYNAATSEYGDMIEMGILDPTKVTRSALQNAASVAGLMLTTEAMIADKPAESGAPAMPDMGGMGGMGGMGGMM from the coding sequence ATGGCAAAAGATGTAAAATTTGGTGATGACGCACGTCACCGCATGATCGCAGGCGTTAACGTTCTTGCGGATGCAGTTAAAGTTACACTAGGCCCTAAAGGTCGTAACGTTGTTTTAGATAAAAGCTACGGTGCACCAACCATCACTAAAGATGGTGTCTCTGTTGCGAAAGAAATCGAACTGGAAGACAAGTTCGAAAACATGGGCGCACAGATGGTTAAAGAAGTTGCTTCACAGACTTCTGATGCGGCTGGTGACGGCACAACCACTGCGACGGTTTTGGCTCAAGCGATTCTTCGTGAAGGCATGAAAGCAGTCGCTGCGGGCATGAACCCAATGGATCTCAAACGCGGTATTGATAAAGCTGTTATTGCTGCTGTTGCAGAATTGAAAACACTGTCTAAGCCTTGCACCGATGAAAAAGCGATTGCACAAGTCGGCACTATCTCTGCTAACTCTGATACTTCAATCGGTAACATCATCGCTGAAGCGATGCAGAAAGTAGGTAAAGAAGGCGTGATCACTGTTGAAGAAGGTTCAGGCCTGGATAATGAGCTAGATGTTGTTGAAGGCATGCAGTTTGACCGTGGTTACCTCTCTCCTTATTTCATCACAAACCAAGAAAACATGAGTGTTGAGTTGGAAAGCCCACTTATCCTTTTGTTTGACAAAAAGATCTCAAACATTCGTGATCTTCTTCCTTTACTGGAAGGTGTTGCTAAATCCGGCAAGCCATTGTTGATCATTGCTGAGGATGTTGAAGGTGAAGCATTAGCAACTTTGGTTGTTAACTCTATGCGCGGTATCGTTAAAGTATCTGCAGTGAAAGCACCTGGTTTTGGTGATCGTCGTAAAGCGATGCTGGAAGATATTGCGGTATTGACTGGTGCTACTGTGATCGCTGAAGAAGTTGGCCTCAGCCTTGAGAAAGCAACTTTGGAAGATCTGGGTTCTGCTAAACGTGTTTTGATCACTAAAGACAACACTGTCATCATTGACGGCATCGGTAATGCAACCACAATTGAAGGTCGTGTGACTCAAATTCGTGCTCAAATCGAAGAAACTTCTTCTGATTACGACCGTGAAAAACTTCAAGAACGTGTTGCTAAATTAGCAGGCGGTGTTGCTGTTATTAAAGTAGGTGCAGCGACTGAAGTTGAGATGAAAGAGAAGAAAGCTCGCGTAGAAGATGCTCTACATTCAACACGCGCTGCTGTTGAAGAGGGCGTTGTTGCCGGTGGTGGTGTTGCTCTGGTTCGTGCCATTGCTGCAATTAAAGACCTTAAAGGTGATAACCATGACCAGGACACAGGCATTTCAATCGCACGCCGTTCAATGGAAGAGCCTCTACGTCAAATCGTACAAAATGCAGGCGATGAAAGCTCTGTGATTTTGAATGAAGTGGCTAATGGCAAAGGTAACTACGGTTACAATGCAGCGACCAGTGAATATGGTGACATGATTGAAATGGGTATTCTTGACCCAACCAAAGTCACACGCTCTGCATTGCAAAACGCAGCTTCTGTTGCGGGCTTGATGCTCACTACTGAAGCGATGATTGCTGACAAACCTGCTGAGTCAGGTGCTCCAGCCATGCCTGATATGGGCGGCATGGGCGGCATGGGTGGTATGGGCGGCATGATGTAA
- a CDS encoding heparinase II/III family protein gives MLQNKLFWYYNRFRCMSVAEVSHRAAATLSSKLQEKGFFIAKPARVVSGFDKTPATLWLGGQCADEAGLLKAADRILEGYLTIFAQENCAIGHPPEWNKDPLTGTVSPLDFGKTMNYRSSDVVGDIKYLWEPNRHLQLTTLAQAYYVSKNTKYLDGLAVQLDSWLEQCPYLQGAHWVSSLEHAIRLINWSFIWQWIGGADSEIFEGKDGLTLRNKWLTSIYQHAHFIRGHFSRFSSANNHLMGELSGLFIATVTWPYWPEFEKWQKSAQKELIHEAEIQNGKDGVNLEQAISYQQFVLDFLILPMLAGKASGIQFPESYHKTIEKMLEYLASIMDVAGNIPMIGDADDGYAVRLSQENGFCPYRSLLVTGSILFNRADFKQKTGTLDDKTAWLLGEKAQEKFNAIGREPSVKLLPVHRAFHSGGYYILGQEFEQPNEIRMVVDAGPLGYQSIAAHGHADALAIYLSIGGREFLVDPGTYSYHAEKVWRDYFRGTSAHNTIKVDGQDQSVIGGSFMWMEKANTQCDLWTLDPEEEQFSGEHDGYMRLSDPVKHQRTIVFSKKESKFLITDRLECDAEHLIEQFWHFSEACDVTIDGHEITAINEGVQMVMTLPSNVEIKSCRGQESPPCGWVSRRFDVKVPSTTVIVSQKIKGETEFTVEVVCKFS, from the coding sequence GTGTTGCAAAATAAACTATTTTGGTATTACAACCGCTTCAGGTGTATGTCCGTTGCTGAAGTGTCGCATCGGGCGGCTGCAACGTTATCATCAAAATTGCAAGAAAAAGGTTTTTTCATTGCAAAACCTGCTCGGGTTGTCAGTGGTTTTGATAAAACTCCGGCGACATTGTGGTTAGGTGGCCAGTGTGCGGATGAGGCTGGGTTATTGAAGGCTGCTGATCGAATTTTAGAAGGTTATCTGACTATATTTGCCCAGGAAAATTGTGCGATCGGGCATCCGCCTGAATGGAATAAAGATCCCCTGACAGGAACGGTGTCACCTTTGGATTTTGGTAAGACGATGAATTACCGAAGTTCAGATGTTGTGGGTGATATTAAATATTTGTGGGAGCCTAACAGGCATTTGCAATTGACAACATTAGCTCAGGCATATTATGTATCGAAAAATACTAAATATCTGGATGGCCTAGCTGTGCAATTGGATTCCTGGCTAGAGCAGTGTCCTTATTTGCAGGGGGCACATTGGGTCAGTTCATTAGAGCATGCCATTCGCTTGATTAACTGGAGTTTTATTTGGCAATGGATTGGTGGGGCAGATTCTGAAATTTTTGAAGGAAAAGACGGGCTTACTTTGCGAAATAAATGGTTAACGTCAATTTATCAGCATGCACATTTTATCCGAGGGCACTTTTCACGTTTTTCATCAGCTAATAATCACTTGATGGGCGAATTATCGGGTCTATTCATTGCAACCGTCACCTGGCCTTATTGGCCTGAGTTTGAAAAATGGCAAAAATCGGCACAAAAAGAGCTGATTCATGAGGCTGAAATTCAAAACGGTAAAGATGGAGTGAATCTTGAGCAGGCCATTTCGTATCAGCAGTTTGTGCTGGATTTCTTGATACTTCCGATGTTGGCCGGAAAAGCCAGTGGAATTCAATTTCCTGAAAGTTACCATAAAACAATTGAAAAAATGTTGGAATATTTGGCCTCAATCATGGATGTTGCAGGTAATATTCCAATGATTGGTGATGCTGATGATGGTTATGCAGTCAGGCTTTCTCAAGAAAATGGGTTTTGCCCTTATCGTTCATTATTGGTCACGGGATCAATCTTGTTTAATCGTGCAGATTTTAAACAAAAGACGGGCACTCTTGATGACAAAACAGCTTGGTTGTTGGGAGAGAAAGCGCAAGAAAAATTTAATGCCATAGGTAGAGAGCCTTCAGTTAAACTGCTCCCTGTGCATCGTGCATTTCATTCGGGTGGATATTATATTTTAGGCCAGGAATTTGAACAGCCGAATGAAATTCGTATGGTTGTGGATGCGGGGCCGCTCGGTTATCAATCCATTGCAGCACACGGCCATGCCGATGCTTTAGCCATCTATTTATCCATTGGGGGACGTGAGTTTTTAGTGGATCCAGGGACATACTCTTATCATGCTGAAAAAGTGTGGCGAGACTACTTTCGTGGGACTTCAGCGCATAATACGATCAAGGTTGATGGACAGGATCAATCTGTGATTGGTGGCAGCTTTATGTGGATGGAAAAAGCCAACACTCAGTGTGACTTATGGACGCTTGATCCTGAAGAAGAGCAGTTCTCAGGGGAGCATGATGGTTATATGCGTCTGAGTGATCCTGTTAAACATCAGCGTACGATTGTTTTTTCTAAAAAAGAGTCGAAATTTTTAATCACAGATAGGCTCGAATGTGATGCTGAGCATCTGATTGAGCAGTTTTGGCATTTTTCAGAAGCGTGTGATGTCACTATTGATGGCCATGAAATTACAGCTATTAACGAGGGTGTGCAGATGGTCATGACGCTGCCATCAAATGTTGAAATCAAGAGCTGTCGAGGGCAAGAATCGCCTCCTTGTGGCTGGGTTTCACGTCGATTTGATGTGAAAGTACCGAGTACAACTGTGATTGTAAGTCAGAAAATTAAGGGAGAAACAGAGTTTACTGTTGAGGTAGTTTGTAAATTTTCTTAA
- a CDS encoding penicillin-binding protein 1A, which translates to MKKKSRIFRVVLALFASTALVVMAVVLGTYLYLTPKLPTTDHLKETQLQVPLRIYTQDSKLIGEFGEKKRIPVRYPELPNMMVKAVLSAEDDRFFEHPGVDYQGILRAAFILMTTGEKAQGGSTITMQVARNFFLSPEKTYLRKLNEILLSLKIERELSKEEILELYFNKIYFGNRAYGIASASQTYYGVPLDQLTIAQMAMLAGLPKAPSTMNPIINPPRALVRRNYVLKRMVALGHIDQETYQQAKNEVDDAKNHGFSTDLEAPYVAEMARSYMVDRFGQEAYTHGYKVFTTLDSRLQQSANKALRQALLEYDRRHGYRGAEERIDVDDPSAWQSALKKYRSFGQLTPALVVEIGKKSVVAQLPSGETTLVSWDGLSWARPYIDVDYRGSAPKVASDILGVGDIIWLQKGSSEEVPWHLTQIPTINGALVSLDPENGRIISLVGGFHFARSKFNRVTQAQRQAGSSFKPFIYSAALDKGFTAASLVNDAPVVFEDSKLESVWRPENYSGRFYGPTRLREALTKSRNLVSIRLLRSIGIGYTTQYVAQFGFDKARLPRNLSLALGSAAVTPLELANAYTVLANGGYRVEPYFVERIVGANGEIMEQAQPVTVCRECEASSSPEVVDINNNFRRDEIVKTSPRSEAYGVIARSPEIDAGDGAPIPAEQVVSKQNIWLITSMMRDVIKRGTGQRAMALGRNDLAGKTGTTNDQFDAWFAGFNSSVVTVAWVGFDQVATLGAQESGGKAALPMWVSYMRDALKGVPEHELIQPEGLVSVKISPETGMLASVDQADAIIETFREENVPQQKIQSDAVIMTGGEDGQPVVEEELF; encoded by the coding sequence ATGAAGAAAAAGTCTCGTATTTTCCGCGTTGTTTTGGCGCTGTTTGCTAGCACAGCTCTGGTCGTGATGGCTGTGGTACTCGGAACTTATCTCTATCTAACACCAAAACTTCCTACGACAGATCATTTAAAAGAAACGCAATTACAAGTGCCACTGAGAATTTATACTCAAGATAGCAAGTTAATAGGCGAATTCGGTGAAAAGAAGCGTATTCCCGTTCGTTATCCTGAGCTGCCCAATATGATGGTAAAGGCTGTTCTATCTGCAGAAGATGATCGGTTTTTTGAGCACCCTGGGGTTGATTATCAAGGAATTTTACGTGCTGCATTTATATTGATGACGACGGGTGAAAAGGCGCAAGGCGGAAGTACTATCACGATGCAGGTGGCACGTAATTTCTTCCTGAGCCCTGAAAAAACTTACTTGCGTAAACTCAATGAAATTCTGCTTTCACTCAAAATTGAGCGTGAATTGAGTAAAGAGGAGATTCTCGAGCTCTATTTTAATAAAATTTATTTTGGTAACCGAGCTTATGGCATTGCTTCTGCATCGCAGACCTATTATGGCGTACCACTGGATCAGTTGACGATTGCCCAAATGGCCATGCTGGCAGGTTTGCCCAAAGCGCCGTCAACAATGAACCCTATTATAAATCCACCACGAGCATTAGTGCGCCGCAACTATGTACTTAAACGCATGGTGGCACTGGGCCATATCGACCAAGAAACGTATCAGCAGGCTAAAAATGAAGTGGATGATGCAAAAAACCATGGGTTTTCAACGGATCTTGAAGCGCCTTATGTGGCTGAGATGGCACGATCATATATGGTTGACCGCTTTGGACAGGAAGCTTACACCCATGGTTACAAAGTATTTACAACACTGGACAGCCGTCTACAACAATCTGCAAATAAAGCGTTACGCCAAGCACTGCTGGAGTATGATCGTCGTCATGGCTATCGGGGCGCAGAAGAGCGAATTGATGTCGATGATCCATCTGCCTGGCAATCTGCGCTTAAAAAATATCGCTCATTTGGCCAGCTAACACCCGCTTTAGTGGTTGAAATTGGAAAAAAATCGGTCGTTGCCCAGTTGCCCTCTGGTGAAACGACGCTCGTTTCATGGGATGGCCTATCGTGGGCACGACCTTATATTGATGTGGACTACCGAGGCTCAGCGCCTAAGGTCGCAAGTGATATTTTGGGTGTTGGAGATATTATTTGGCTACAAAAAGGAAGTAGTGAAGAGGTTCCGTGGCACTTAACCCAGATACCGACCATTAACGGCGCTCTGGTTTCTCTGGATCCAGAAAATGGGCGTATTATCAGCTTGGTGGGTGGCTTTCACTTTGCGAGAAGTAAATTTAATCGAGTGACTCAAGCACAGCGTCAAGCGGGCTCCAGTTTCAAACCATTTATTTATTCAGCGGCATTGGATAAAGGCTTTACAGCAGCTTCGTTGGTCAATGATGCACCGGTTGTGTTTGAAGACTCAAAGCTGGAAAGTGTATGGCGACCCGAGAATTATAGTGGCAGGTTTTATGGTCCGACCCGTTTGCGTGAAGCGCTGACAAAATCACGTAATCTGGTCTCTATTCGACTGTTACGCAGTATTGGCATCGGTTACACAACGCAATATGTTGCACAGTTTGGCTTTGATAAAGCCCGGTTACCCCGTAATTTATCACTTGCCCTTGGCAGTGCTGCTGTCACACCATTGGAGTTGGCGAACGCCTATACTGTGCTGGCCAACGGCGGCTATCGGGTGGAGCCTTATTTCGTTGAGCGTATTGTGGGTGCGAATGGTGAAATCATGGAGCAGGCGCAGCCTGTTACTGTTTGTCGTGAATGTGAAGCATCTTCTAGCCCTGAAGTTGTAGACATTAATAATAATTTCAGGCGTGATGAAATAGTAAAAACCTCCCCACGATCTGAAGCATATGGGGTGATTGCTCGTTCGCCCGAAATAGACGCAGGTGATGGTGCACCTATACCAGCGGAGCAAGTTGTTTCAAAGCAAAATATCTGGTTAATCACCAGCATGATGCGTGATGTGATTAAACGAGGCACGGGGCAACGTGCCATGGCTTTGGGACGTAATGATCTGGCGGGTAAAACCGGAACTACGAATGATCAATTTGATGCTTGGTTTGCCGGGTTTAACTCCAGTGTTGTGACGGTCGCTTGGGTCGGGTTTGATCAGGTCGCAACATTAGGTGCACAAGAGAGTGGTGGTAAAGCAGCACTACCTATGTGGGTCAGTTATATGCGGGATGCACTAAAAGGTGTTCCTGAGCATGAGCTCATACAGCCAGAAGGTTTAGTCTCTGTAAAAATTTCCCCTGAAACAGGCATGTTAGCCAGTGTCGACCAAGCGGACGCTATCATTGAAACATTCAGAGAAGAAAATGTACCGCAGCAGAAAATTCAAAGCGATGCCGTGATTATGACAGGCGGCGAAGACGGACAGCCTGTTGTGGAAGAAGAGCTGTTTTGA
- the murJ gene encoding murein biosynthesis integral membrane protein MurJ — protein sequence MKKKSLLKSIASVGSMTMLSRILGFVRDIIIARLFGAGIAADAFFVAFKIPNFMRRLFAEGAFSLAFVPVLSEYKTQREHEDVQQLVNHVCGVLGGVLFFITLIGVIAAPVLVMIFAPGFLDEPDRYSLTTDMLRITFPYIFFISLVAFAGGILNSYGQFAAPAFTPVFLNLSLIACAIWLAPLLDQPVMALAWGVFFGGVIQLLFQLPFLYRLRLLPRPRYKKNDEGVGRIMKLMIPALFGSSVAQINLLLDTLIASFLVAGSVSWLYFSDRLVEFPLGLLGIAVATVILPSLSTKHAEKSAQDFSHTLDWALRLVVILSVPAAAALAILAGPMLATLFQYGEFSGYDVRMARESLMAYSLGLVSFITIKVLATGFYARQNTTTPVKIGIIAMVANMAMNLALVLPLAHAGLALATSLSALLNAVLLYRALRKEGVYQPESGWAILILKIMVATTAMVTVIWWGAGELSQWLEWSWYERAVQLFLWVTVGAIVYFIALLLMGIHPKQLLKQKD from the coding sequence ATGAAAAAAAAATCACTGTTAAAATCCATTGCCAGTGTTGGCAGCATGACCATGTTGTCGCGTATTCTGGGGTTCGTGCGCGACATCATTATTGCTCGCCTTTTTGGTGCAGGAATTGCCGCTGATGCATTTTTTGTTGCGTTTAAAATTCCCAATTTTATGCGAAGGTTGTTTGCTGAAGGTGCATTTTCACTGGCATTTGTACCCGTATTAAGTGAATACAAAACACAACGTGAACATGAGGATGTGCAACAGCTAGTCAATCATGTCTGCGGTGTATTAGGTGGCGTGCTGTTTTTTATCACACTCATCGGTGTGATCGCTGCACCTGTATTGGTGATGATCTTTGCCCCTGGCTTTCTTGATGAGCCTGACCGATACAGCCTCACCACTGATATGTTACGCATCACATTTCCTTATATATTTTTTATTTCTCTCGTTGCATTCGCCGGAGGAATATTAAACAGCTACGGCCAGTTTGCCGCTCCTGCATTTACACCGGTATTTTTGAATTTATCACTTATTGCTTGTGCAATATGGCTTGCGCCACTGCTTGATCAGCCGGTAATGGCGCTGGCATGGGGGGTATTTTTTGGTGGTGTGATTCAGCTGCTGTTTCAACTTCCTTTTTTATATCGCCTACGCCTGTTGCCTCGCCCTCGCTACAAAAAAAATGATGAAGGTGTCGGGCGAATCATGAAACTGATGATTCCAGCTCTTTTTGGATCATCAGTGGCACAAATCAATTTATTACTCGACACACTCATCGCCTCTTTTTTAGTTGCAGGAAGCGTCAGTTGGCTCTATTTTTCTGATCGTCTGGTTGAGTTTCCATTAGGTCTTCTGGGCATTGCGGTCGCGACAGTCATTCTACCCAGCTTGTCTACCAAGCATGCTGAAAAATCTGCACAAGATTTTTCTCATACACTGGATTGGGCATTACGGTTAGTGGTGATACTCAGTGTGCCTGCCGCTGCAGCTTTAGCGATTCTTGCAGGGCCAATGCTCGCGACACTTTTTCAATATGGTGAGTTCAGTGGTTATGATGTCAGAATGGCTCGTGAGAGCTTGATGGCTTACTCTTTAGGCTTAGTCAGCTTTATCACTATCAAGGTGCTGGCGACCGGATTTTATGCGCGGCAAAATACAACAACTCCAGTCAAAATAGGCATCATTGCCATGGTGGCTAATATGGCAATGAATCTCGCACTGGTATTACCGTTAGCGCATGCGGGTCTGGCGCTTGCCACATCACTCTCTGCGCTTTTGAACGCTGTTTTACTTTATCGTGCCTTGCGTAAAGAGGGCGTATATCAGCCTGAATCGGGCTGGGCGATTTTGATCCTAAAAATTATGGTCGCTACAACGGCCATGGTCACTGTTATTTGGTGGGGAGCGGGCGAACTCAGCCAGTGGCTTGAATGGAGCTGGTATGAACGTGCAGTGCAGCTATTTTTATGGGTTACAGTCGGTGCGATTGTTTATTTTATCGCATTATTGCTCATGGGCATCCATCCAAAACAGCTATTGAAACAGAAAGATTAA
- the lysA gene encoding diaminopimelate decarboxylase, with the protein MDHFNYQNGQLFAENVALKIVAETYGTPCYVYSRATLERHWHAFNDAFKDHDHLVCYAAKANSNIAVLNLLARLGSGFDVVSGGELARVIRAGGDPSKVVFSGVGKRFDEIEQALKAGIYCFNVESRQELERIETIARQQSQRAPVSLRVNPDVDARTHPYISTGLKENKFGVDIKQAPSLYRYAKSLSHLDVIGIDCHIGSQIIDIAPFIDAMKRVIHLADQLKADGIQIKHLDLGGGLGISYQNETPPQPAELAAAITKEISGKNYKIIIEPGRAIMGNAGILLTQVEYIKQGHKNFAIVDAAMNDLMRPALYSAWQEIIPLQQKNEGGKKLYDVVGPICETGDFLGKERKLNIQQGDLLAIRSSGAYGFTMSSNYNTRTRIAEVMVDGEAVHLIRQRETVESLFENEHLLP; encoded by the coding sequence ATGGATCATTTCAACTATCAAAATGGGCAGCTATTTGCTGAAAATGTCGCACTAAAAATAGTTGCCGAAACGTATGGCACGCCTTGCTATGTTTATTCCCGTGCCACACTGGAGCGCCACTGGCATGCATTTAATGATGCATTTAAAGATCACGATCATTTAGTCTGTTATGCCGCTAAAGCCAACTCCAATATTGCTGTGCTTAATCTTTTAGCAAGGCTGGGGTCGGGCTTTGATGTTGTCTCGGGTGGCGAGCTTGCGCGCGTGATACGTGCTGGAGGTGACCCATCCAAAGTTGTTTTTTCCGGCGTGGGCAAACGTTTTGATGAAATTGAGCAAGCACTCAAAGCGGGCATTTACTGCTTTAATGTCGAATCTAGGCAAGAGTTGGAGCGTATTGAGACCATTGCGAGGCAACAGAGTCAGCGCGCACCGGTTTCACTGCGCGTCAATCCCGATGTCGATGCTCGAACCCACCCCTATATTTCAACGGGTCTGAAAGAGAACAAGTTTGGTGTAGATATCAAACAAGCACCTTCACTCTATCGCTATGCCAAGTCACTTTCTCATCTTGATGTGATTGGAATTGACTGCCATATTGGCTCACAGATCATCGATATTGCGCCGTTTATTGACGCTATGAAACGTGTCATCCATCTTGCGGATCAACTCAAAGCCGATGGCATTCAAATTAAGCATCTTGATTTAGGGGGCGGTCTGGGCATTTCCTATCAGAATGAAACACCTCCGCAACCTGCTGAGCTGGCCGCAGCAATAACAAAAGAGATCAGTGGAAAAAACTATAAAATCATTATCGAACCAGGAAGAGCCATTATGGGCAATGCAGGCATACTTCTAACCCAAGTGGAATATATAAAACAGGGTCATAAAAACTTTGCGATTGTTGATGCCGCAATGAATGATTTAATGCGCCCTGCACTCTACAGCGCCTGGCAAGAAATTATTCCCCTACAACAAAAAAATGAGGGGGGAAAAAAGCTTTATGATGTCGTTGGGCCTATTTGTGAAACTGGAGATTTTCTGGGAAAAGAGCGGAAACTTAATATTCAACAAGGTGATCTACTCGCAATTCGCTCTTCCGGTGCTTATGGTTTTACTATGAGTTCAAATTACAATACTCGCACTCGCATTGCCGAAGTGATGGTTGATGGCGAGGCTGTTCATTTAATCCGGCAACGTGAAACGGTTGAATCGCTCTTTGAAAATGAACACCTTTTGCCATAG
- a CDS encoding lipoprotein, whose amino-acid sequence MTLIGCGQKGDLYLPLETPESTSN is encoded by the coding sequence ATGACGCTCATCGGTTGCGGTCAAAAAGGTGATCTTTACTTGCCACTTGAAACGCCAGAGTCGACCTCCAATTAA